In Pseudoduganella albidiflava, a single window of DNA contains:
- the yghU gene encoding glutathione-dependent disulfide-bond oxidoreductase — MSETPKYVPPAVWTPPAASGGTFASINRPVAGATHDRELPVGSHPLQLYSLGTPNGQKVTILLEELLALGHEGAEYDAWLVRIGDGEQFGSGFVDINPNSKIPALVDRGGDAPLRVFESGSILVYLADKFGAFLPRDTRARTETLNWLFWQMGSAPFVGGGFGHFFAYAPEKLQYPIDRYAMETKRQLDVLDRQLAAHRYVAGDDYTIADMAIWPWCGLLVLGELYGAGEFLSVHEYTNVRRWAEEVAARPAVARGRRVNRLQGERHVPERHAAADLD; from the coding sequence ATGAGTGAAACCCCGAAATACGTGCCCCCGGCCGTGTGGACGCCGCCCGCGGCGTCCGGCGGCACCTTTGCCAGCATCAACCGCCCGGTGGCCGGCGCCACCCACGACCGCGAACTGCCGGTCGGCAGCCATCCGCTGCAACTGTACTCGCTGGGCACGCCGAACGGCCAGAAGGTCACCATCCTGCTGGAAGAACTGCTGGCGCTGGGCCACGAGGGCGCCGAATACGACGCCTGGCTGGTGCGTATCGGCGATGGCGAACAGTTCGGCAGCGGCTTCGTGGACATCAACCCGAACTCCAAGATCCCGGCGCTGGTGGACCGTGGCGGCGATGCGCCGCTGCGCGTCTTCGAATCCGGTTCGATCCTGGTCTACCTGGCCGACAAGTTCGGCGCCTTCCTGCCGCGCGACACTCGGGCCCGCACGGAAACACTGAACTGGCTGTTCTGGCAAATGGGCTCGGCGCCGTTCGTCGGCGGCGGCTTCGGCCACTTCTTCGCGTATGCGCCGGAAAAGCTGCAGTACCCGATCGACCGCTACGCGATGGAAACCAAGCGCCAGCTCGACGTGCTGGACCGCCAGCTGGCCGCGCACCGCTACGTCGCCGGCGACGACTACACGATCGCCGACATGGCGATCTGGCCGTGGTGCGGCTTGCTCGTGCTGGGCGAGCTGTATGGCGCCGGCGAGTTCCTGTCGGTGCACGAGTACACCAACGTGCGGCGCTGGGCGGAGGAGGTGGCGGCCCGCCCGGCGGTGGCGCGCGGCCGGCGTGTCAACCGGCTGCAGGGCGAGCGGCATGTGCCGGAGCGGCACGCGGCTGCGGATCTCGACTGA
- a CDS encoding ROK family transcriptional regulator, which produces MPVTGDQQLLKQLNRMALVRQVSAQPGLSRAALSDELRLTKSTVSQLVRELMDEGWLTESALLVTGEVGRRATPLHLDPGRLALIGAEVGVDEARVLATNLLGDVLDARVIDYDDAHDPASCIRLAAQAMVRQARRLARPSTAGGARQVLGVGIGLHGAVDENTGVLRHAPHLGWRNVDVRSQVEAHFAGTVLQGRPLYMQNEANVAALAEFEFSRETAGDPLIYLSISYGVGAGIIVSDRLLTGMNGFGGEVGHAILQADGPRCSCGRRGCADALIGLAALLGDERPSYAALDRLYKRVADGVPSTCATVDAAGRQLGILLNNLWAGFDPMAIVIGGPALRLGDALTGPARQVLAGYAEAAMLAPPEIRTSHFGTDAVAVGAAALARYRLTRPLDLQTLERRSERAA; this is translated from the coding sequence ATGCCCGTTACCGGTGACCAGCAACTCCTGAAACAACTGAACCGGATGGCGCTGGTGCGCCAGGTGAGCGCACAACCCGGCCTGTCGCGCGCGGCGTTGTCCGATGAGTTGCGCTTGACGAAATCCACCGTCAGCCAGCTGGTGCGCGAGCTGATGGATGAAGGCTGGCTCACCGAGAGCGCGCTGCTGGTGACGGGCGAAGTAGGGCGCCGCGCCACGCCGCTGCACCTGGATCCCGGCCGGCTGGCGCTGATCGGCGCCGAGGTGGGCGTCGACGAGGCGCGGGTGCTGGCCACCAACCTGCTGGGCGATGTGCTCGATGCGCGGGTGATCGACTACGACGATGCGCACGACCCGGCTTCCTGCATCCGCCTGGCGGCCCAGGCGATGGTGCGGCAGGCGCGCCGGCTGGCGCGGCCGTCCACCGCGGGCGGCGCGCGGCAGGTGCTGGGCGTGGGCATCGGGCTGCATGGCGCCGTCGATGAAAACACGGGCGTGCTGCGGCACGCGCCTCACCTGGGGTGGCGCAATGTCGACGTGCGCAGCCAGGTCGAGGCGCACTTCGCCGGCACCGTGCTGCAGGGCCGGCCCCTGTACATGCAGAACGAGGCCAACGTGGCGGCGCTGGCCGAATTCGAGTTTTCCCGCGAGACGGCCGGCGATCCGCTGATCTACCTGTCGATCAGCTATGGCGTCGGCGCCGGCATCATCGTCAGCGACCGGCTGCTGACGGGGATGAACGGTTTCGGCGGCGAGGTGGGCCATGCGATCCTGCAGGCCGACGGCCCGCGCTGCAGTTGCGGGCGCCGCGGCTGCGCCGACGCGCTGATCGGCCTGGCCGCGCTGCTGGGCGACGAACGGCCCAGCTACGCGGCACTGGACCGGCTGTACAAGCGGGTCGCCGATGGCGTGCCGTCGACCTGCGCCACGGTCGACGCGGCCGGGCGCCAGCTGGGCATCCTGCTGAACAACCTGTGGGCCGGGTTCGATCCGATGGCGATCGTGATCGGCGGCCCGGCGCTGCGCCTGGGCGACGCGCTGACCGGGCCGGCCCGGCAGGTGCTGGCCGGCTATGCGGAGGCGGCCATGCTGGCGCCGCCGGAGATCCGCACCTCGCACTTCGGCACCGATGCCGTGGCCGTCGGCGCCGCGGCGCTGGCGCGCTACCGGCTCACCCGGCCGCTCGACCTGCAGACCCTGGAGCGGCGCTCGGAACGGGCGGCGTAG